The following coding sequences lie in one Nocardioides sambongensis genomic window:
- a CDS encoding glycosyltransferase family 4 protein, whose protein sequence is MGRLFGSLATLFARAIVRRSVGVVYVSQEWLQARYPAPIGVPVLARSNVVLGDEAYVDAPRSLDLSRPIRLCSIGAMNGKIKGHDVLIEATQILNGLGLKTTLSLIGDGPRMAELANISAHRGIRGDVNFLGQVHAPERVREILDESDIYLSGSYSEGLSRAMVEAMARALPVVSTDAGAVGELIENQYIVAPGDATAISGKVAALVENSVLYESASRANLACAKNVGALASPGRLANFLRSVTEGSSGKCGR, encoded by the coding sequence GTCGTATACGTTTCGCAGGAATGGTTGCAGGCGCGATATCCGGCACCCATCGGGGTCCCCGTGTTAGCCAGATCCAACGTGGTTCTCGGTGATGAGGCGTATGTAGATGCTCCGCGATCTCTAGATCTATCTCGCCCGATTCGGCTTTGCAGTATTGGCGCGATGAACGGAAAGATCAAAGGGCACGACGTTCTCATCGAAGCGACCCAGATTCTCAATGGACTTGGCTTGAAAACCACCCTCTCCTTAATAGGAGATGGACCGCGAATGGCTGAGCTCGCGAATATCTCAGCCCATCGAGGCATAAGAGGTGACGTAAATTTTCTGGGGCAGGTTCACGCTCCCGAGCGGGTGCGCGAGATACTCGATGAATCAGATATATACTTGTCGGGAAGTTACTCTGAAGGCCTGTCCCGTGCGATGGTGGAGGCTATGGCGCGCGCCCTCCCAGTAGTCTCGACTGACGCCGGTGCTGTAGGTGAACTCATTGAGAACCAGTACATTGTGGCGCCTGGCGATGCCACGGCTATTTCTGGCAAGGTCGCAGCCCTGGTCGAGAACAGCGTCCTGTACGAGTCCGCTTCCCGCGCCAATCTCGCATGCGCAAAGAATGTCGGCGCTCTGGCCTCCCCGGGTCGCCTAGCCAACTTCCTGCGCTCGGTGACCGAAGGTTCGTCGGGCAAGTGCGGGCGTTGA